The Vulpes lagopus strain Blue_001 chromosome 6, ASM1834538v1, whole genome shotgun sequence genome has a segment encoding these proteins:
- the NOXRED1 gene encoding NADP-dependent oxidoreductase domain-containing protein 1 isoform X3, which yields MNMLEDLESLQFEYGIQKEDHSWLYLQGRSRGLMIKACAHATFFCKLLCNLRETLHKKQTSRCVLTGLLAAIPNDELKVGIIGGGNLGKQLARVLLQLVPIPAENLRISTRRPEVLDEFQKLGIQCFYHNPYLVEWANVLFLCCLPSQLPNICVEIQTHLEKGCIVYSFVAAVPIARLKLLLNHTNILRPQYQCVENVNIWGAGKDITAALQDPVILQATCPYSAAGGIILNIKWLEGVFHAVLNICTAKDMPHLQVLQLLNELFLSVHFEDCEKDEASCPKFQLHDFVDQVYTKNLPQQRPFPWFDLTAVQLKETPFTQHFSTSTAFRDHLTYLYCDLFGISLIKEQQPGVSTSSSSK from the exons ATGAACATGCTAGAGGACCTTGAGTCCTTGCAGTTTGAGTATGGGATTCAAAAGGAAGACCACAGCTGGCTGTATTTGCAGGGCCGTTCTCGAGGGCTGATGATCAAGGCCTGTGCCCATGCAACCTTCTTCTGCAAGCTGCTCTGTAATTTGAG agaaacattACATAAGAAGCAAACTTCCAGATGTGTTTTGACTGGATTGCTTGCTGCCATTCCCAATGATGAGTTAAAGGTGGGCATCATTGGCGGTGGCAACCTTGGGAAGCAGCTGGCTCGTGTACTGCTTCAGCTTGTCCCCATCCCTGCTGAGAACCTGAGGATCTCCACTCGGAGGCCAGAGGTCCTGG ATGAATTCCAGAAACTGGGAATCCAGTGTTTTTACCACAACCCTTACCTGGTGGAGTGGGCCAACGTGCTATTCCTCTGCTGCCTGCCGTCTCAGCTGCCCAATATCTGCGTAGAAATTCAAACCCACCTAGAGAAAGGTTGCATCGTGTACAGCTTCGTGGCTGCTGTCCCGATAGCCAG GTTGAAACTCCTACTGAACCACACCAATATCTTGCGGCCTCAGTATCAGTGTGTTGAAAATGTCAACATCTGGGGGGCTGGTAAGGACATCACAGCTGCCCTCCAAGATCCTGTGATTCTTCAGGCTACTTGCCCCTACAGTGCTGCTG GGGGAATAATCCTCAATATCAAGTGGTTGGAGGGAGTGTTTCATGCCGTACTAAACATTTGCACCGCAAAGGACATGCCCCACTTACAAGTGCTGCAGCTTCTGAATGAACTCTTCCTCTCTGTGCACTTTGAAGACTGTGAGAAAGATGAAGCATCTTGCCCCAAATTTCAATTACATGATTTTGTTGACCAGGTCTATACCAAGAACCTGCCTCAGCAAAG GCCTTTCCCCTGGTTTGATTTGACTGCTGTGCAACTCAAGGAAACTCCCTTTACTCAGCATTTCTCAACCAGTACTGCTTTCAGGGACCACCTTACCTATCTATACTGTGATTTGTTTGGTATCTCCTTAATCAAAGAGCAGCAGCCAGGGGTTTCCACAAGCTCTTCCTCAAAATAA
- the NOXRED1 gene encoding NADP-dependent oxidoreductase domain-containing protein 1 isoform X2 — MGGCQEVLQNSRVFIYLSVCSFSRETLHKKQTSRCVLTGLLAAIPNDELKVGIIGGGNLGKQLARVLLQLVPIPAENLRISTRRPEVLDEFQKLGIQCFYHNPYLVEWANVLFLCCLPSQLPNICVEIQTHLEKGCIVYSFVAAVPIARLKLLLNHTNILRPQYQCVENVNIWGAGGIILNIKWLEGVFHAVLNICTAKDMPHLQVLQLLNELFLSVHFEDCEKDEASCPKFQLHDFVDQVYTKNLPQQRPFPWFDLTAVQLKETPFTQHFSTSTAFRDHLTYLYCDLFGISLIKEQQPGVSTSSSSK; from the exons ATGGGAGGCTGCCAAGAAGTGCTACAGAATTCACGTGtctttatttatctatctgtGTGTtcattctccagagaaacattACATAAGAAGCAAACTTCCAGATGTGTTTTGACTGGATTGCTTGCTGCCATTCCCAATGATGAGTTAAAGGTGGGCATCATTGGCGGTGGCAACCTTGGGAAGCAGCTGGCTCGTGTACTGCTTCAGCTTGTCCCCATCCCTGCTGAGAACCTGAGGATCTCCACTCGGAGGCCAGAGGTCCTGG ATGAATTCCAGAAACTGGGAATCCAGTGTTTTTACCACAACCCTTACCTGGTGGAGTGGGCCAACGTGCTATTCCTCTGCTGCCTGCCGTCTCAGCTGCCCAATATCTGCGTAGAAATTCAAACCCACCTAGAGAAAGGTTGCATCGTGTACAGCTTCGTGGCTGCTGTCCCGATAGCCAG GTTGAAACTCCTACTGAACCACACCAATATCTTGCGGCCTCAGTATCAGTGTGTTGAAAATGTCAACATCTGGGGGGCTG GGGGAATAATCCTCAATATCAAGTGGTTGGAGGGAGTGTTTCATGCCGTACTAAACATTTGCACCGCAAAGGACATGCCCCACTTACAAGTGCTGCAGCTTCTGAATGAACTCTTCCTCTCTGTGCACTTTGAAGACTGTGAGAAAGATGAAGCATCTTGCCCCAAATTTCAATTACATGATTTTGTTGACCAGGTCTATACCAAGAACCTGCCTCAGCAAAG GCCTTTCCCCTGGTTTGATTTGACTGCTGTGCAACTCAAGGAAACTCCCTTTACTCAGCATTTCTCAACCAGTACTGCTTTCAGGGACCACCTTACCTATCTATACTGTGATTTGTTTGGTATCTCCTTAATCAAAGAGCAGCAGCCAGGGGTTTCCACAAGCTCTTCCTCAAAATAA
- the NOXRED1 gene encoding NADP-dependent oxidoreductase domain-containing protein 1 isoform X1, with protein sequence MNMLEDLESLQFEYGIQKEDHSWLYLQGRSRGLMIKACAHATFFCKLLCNLRETLHKKQTSRCVLTGLLAAIPNDELKVGIIGGGNLGKQLARVLLQLVPIPAENLRISTRRPEVLDEFQKLGIQCFYHNPYLVEWANVLFLCCLPSQLPNICVEIQTHLEKGCIVYSFVAAVPIARLKLLLNHTNILRPQYQCVENVNIWGAGGIILNIKWLEGVFHAVLNICTAKDMPHLQVLQLLNELFLSVHFEDCEKDEASCPKFQLHDFVDQVYTKNLPQQRPFPWFDLTAVQLKETPFTQHFSTSTAFRDHLTYLYCDLFGISLIKEQQPGVSTSSSSK encoded by the exons ATGAACATGCTAGAGGACCTTGAGTCCTTGCAGTTTGAGTATGGGATTCAAAAGGAAGACCACAGCTGGCTGTATTTGCAGGGCCGTTCTCGAGGGCTGATGATCAAGGCCTGTGCCCATGCAACCTTCTTCTGCAAGCTGCTCTGTAATTTGAG agaaacattACATAAGAAGCAAACTTCCAGATGTGTTTTGACTGGATTGCTTGCTGCCATTCCCAATGATGAGTTAAAGGTGGGCATCATTGGCGGTGGCAACCTTGGGAAGCAGCTGGCTCGTGTACTGCTTCAGCTTGTCCCCATCCCTGCTGAGAACCTGAGGATCTCCACTCGGAGGCCAGAGGTCCTGG ATGAATTCCAGAAACTGGGAATCCAGTGTTTTTACCACAACCCTTACCTGGTGGAGTGGGCCAACGTGCTATTCCTCTGCTGCCTGCCGTCTCAGCTGCCCAATATCTGCGTAGAAATTCAAACCCACCTAGAGAAAGGTTGCATCGTGTACAGCTTCGTGGCTGCTGTCCCGATAGCCAG GTTGAAACTCCTACTGAACCACACCAATATCTTGCGGCCTCAGTATCAGTGTGTTGAAAATGTCAACATCTGGGGGGCTG GGGGAATAATCCTCAATATCAAGTGGTTGGAGGGAGTGTTTCATGCCGTACTAAACATTTGCACCGCAAAGGACATGCCCCACTTACAAGTGCTGCAGCTTCTGAATGAACTCTTCCTCTCTGTGCACTTTGAAGACTGTGAGAAAGATGAAGCATCTTGCCCCAAATTTCAATTACATGATTTTGTTGACCAGGTCTATACCAAGAACCTGCCTCAGCAAAG GCCTTTCCCCTGGTTTGATTTGACTGCTGTGCAACTCAAGGAAACTCCCTTTACTCAGCATTTCTCAACCAGTACTGCTTTCAGGGACCACCTTACCTATCTATACTGTGATTTGTTTGGTATCTCCTTAATCAAAGAGCAGCAGCCAGGGGTTTCCACAAGCTCTTCCTCAAAATAA